A genomic window from Tolypothrix sp. PCC 7910 includes:
- the sufB gene encoding Fe-S cluster assembly protein SufB: MSATVKTLVNQPYKYGFVTDIEADTIPRGLNEDIIRLISAKKEEPEFMLEFRLRAYRQWLKMTEPTWPNVKYPPIDYQDIIYYSAPKQKKQKLESLDEVDPTLLETFEKLGIPLSEQKRLANVAVDAIFDSVSVATTFKEKLAKDGVIFCSISEALREHPELIKKYLGSVVPVADNYFAALNAAVFSDGSFVYIPKGVKCPMELSTYFRINSGDTGQFERTLIVAEEGSYVSYLEGCTAPMYDSNQLHAAVVELVALDNAEIKYSTVQNWYAGDANGKGGIYNFVTKRGLCQGVNSKISWTQVETGSAITWKYPSCVLVGDNSVGEFYSVALTNNMQQADTGTKMIHVGKNTRSTIISKGISAGNSSNSYRGLVKVNPKAQGARNYSQCDSMLIGDNAHANTFPYIQVQNNSAKVEHEASTSKIGEDQLFYFAQRGISAEDAISMMISGFCKDVFNQLPMEFAVEADKLLSLKLEGSVG; the protein is encoded by the coding sequence ATGAGTGCCACTGTCAAAACCTTAGTCAACCAACCTTACAAGTACGGCTTTGTCACCGATATTGAAGCCGACACTATTCCGCGTGGACTAAACGAGGACATTATCCGCCTAATTTCCGCCAAGAAAGAAGAGCCGGAATTTATGCTGGAGTTTCGCCTCAGAGCGTATCGCCAGTGGCTGAAAATGACAGAACCAACTTGGCCTAATGTCAAGTATCCACCAATAGATTACCAGGATATCATCTACTATTCAGCTCCCAAGCAGAAAAAGCAGAAGCTGGAAAGTTTGGATGAAGTCGATCCCACCCTGTTAGAAACCTTTGAAAAGCTAGGTATTCCTCTATCTGAGCAAAAGCGCCTCGCCAACGTCGCTGTTGATGCAATTTTTGATAGCGTTTCCGTCGCCACAACCTTTAAGGAAAAGCTAGCTAAAGATGGCGTAATTTTCTGCTCAATTTCTGAAGCGCTGCGGGAACATCCAGAACTGATCAAAAAATATCTGGGTAGTGTCGTGCCGGTAGCTGACAATTACTTTGCGGCTCTCAATGCTGCTGTATTTAGCGATGGTTCTTTTGTCTATATTCCTAAAGGCGTAAAATGCCCGATGGAACTGTCTACCTACTTCCGCATCAACTCTGGTGATACAGGACAATTTGAGCGGACATTGATTGTGGCTGAAGAAGGTAGCTATGTTTCCTACCTGGAAGGTTGTACTGCGCCCATGTATGACAGCAACCAACTACACGCTGCTGTGGTAGAACTAGTTGCTTTGGATAACGCTGAAATTAAATACTCCACCGTGCAGAACTGGTACGCGGGTGATGCTAACGGTAAAGGTGGAATTTACAACTTTGTTACTAAGCGCGGTTTGTGTCAGGGTGTTAATTCCAAGATTTCCTGGACTCAGGTAGAAACAGGTTCAGCGATTACTTGGAAATATCCTAGCTGCGTATTAGTTGGTGATAACTCTGTGGGTGAATTTTACTCGGTGGCGCTGACAAATAATATGCAGCAAGCCGACACAGGTACCAAGATGATTCATGTTGGTAAAAACACTCGCAGCACAATTATTTCTAAAGGGATTTCTGCGGGTAACTCCAGCAACAGCTATCGCGGTTTAGTGAAAGTTAACCCGAAAGCGCAAGGTGCGAGAAATTATTCGCAGTGCGACTCGATGCTGATTGGGGATAATGCCCATGCCAATACTTTCCCCTATATTCAGGTACAAAATAACAGTGCCAAAGTAGAACATGAAGCTTCTACTTCCAAAATTGGCGAAGATCAGCTATTTTACTTTGCCCAACGGGGCATTTCGGCAGAAGATGCGATTTCGATGATGATTAGCGGCTTTTGCAAGGATGTATTTAATCAGCTACCAATGGAATTTGCGGTGGAAGCTGATAAATTATTGAGCCTGAAATTAGAAGGTAGTGTTGGTTAA
- a CDS encoding Uma2 family endonuclease, with protein MVKIPVQKLTFEDFLEQYPDGSGIYELVNGEIIKVEPIRAHKNVARFLMLGFNYEIKRLELDYIADKDVIVRTFSSTGEEQGRNPDVSVVNASQWNSNVLAYGALIEPIQLAVEVTSTNWDDDYIDKLDEYQRLGIPEYWIVDYLAIASRAYLGNPKLPTVFVHHLVDGKYQVQKFIGNDRIISLTFPELQITVKQIVAASQIQRL; from the coding sequence ATGGTTAAGATTCCAGTTCAGAAATTAACTTTTGAGGATTTTTTAGAACAGTATCCTGATGGTTCTGGTATCTATGAACTGGTAAATGGAGAAATTATTAAAGTGGAACCTATTAGGGCGCATAAGAATGTAGCAAGATTTCTCATGCTTGGTTTCAATTATGAAATTAAGCGTTTAGAACTTGATTATATTGCTGATAAAGATGTAATTGTTAGGACATTTTCTAGCACTGGAGAAGAACAAGGTAGAAATCCTGATGTGAGTGTAGTTAATGCATCACAGTGGAATAGCAATGTCCTAGCTTATGGCGCGCTAATAGAGCCGATTCAACTTGCTGTTGAAGTAACTTCAACTAACTGGGATGATGATTATATTGACAAACTAGATGAGTATCAGCGACTTGGTATTCCTGAGTATTGGATTGTGGATTATCTAGCAATTGCTTCTCGTGCTTATCTTGGTAATCCCAAGCTTCCTACTGTGTTTGTTCACCATTTAGTTGACGGTAAATATCAAGTGCAGAAATTTATAGGTAATGACCGGATTATATCTTTGACTTTTCCAGAATTACAAATAACTGTTAAACAGATTGTAGCTGCCAGTCAAATTCAAAGACTCTAA
- the sufR gene encoding iron-sulfur cluster biosynthesis transcriptional regulator SufR: MTTTHQSSTKQDILEYLQKHSQATAFELAEVLDISPQAIRRHLKDLEAEELILYSTTVQAGMGRPQHIYQLSMRGRDRLHRQQSDRLGDSYGDFAVSLLDTLAETVGKDQVTSILQKQWERKAQEYRDRLGQGSIAERLAKLVELRQAEGFMAEFHPLDSQELLESDRFIFMEHKCAISNVAESFPSICGHELEMFAAVLPDCTVERTHWIINGEHRCGYLVKARD; this comes from the coding sequence ATGACGACTACCCACCAGTCCTCCACCAAGCAAGACATTCTGGAATATCTCCAGAAACACTCACAAGCAACCGCTTTTGAGCTAGCCGAAGTTCTAGATATTAGTCCCCAAGCGATCCGCCGCCATCTCAAAGATTTGGAGGCGGAAGAGCTAATTTTATATTCCACCACAGTGCAAGCGGGAATGGGACGACCCCAACATATTTATCAATTGAGTATGAGAGGACGCGATCGCCTACATCGACAACAGAGCGATCGCCTTGGTGATAGTTATGGTGATTTTGCCGTTTCCTTGCTGGATACCTTAGCAGAAACAGTAGGCAAAGACCAAGTCACATCAATATTACAAAAACAGTGGGAGCGTAAAGCCCAAGAATACCGCGATCGCTTAGGTCAAGGTTCCATCGCCGAACGGCTAGCCAAATTAGTGGAACTCAGACAAGCCGAAGGTTTTATGGCAGAGTTTCACCCCTTAGATTCCCAAGAATTATTAGAGAGCGATCGCTTCATTTTCATGGAGCATAAATGTGCTATCTCCAACGTCGCCGAATCCTTCCCCAGCATCTGCGGTCATGAATTAGAAATGTTCGCCGCCGTCCTACCAGATTGTACAGTCGAGCGCACCCACTGGATTATTAACGGTGAACATCGTTGTGGCTATTTGGTCAAAGCGAGGGATTAG
- the sufC gene encoding Fe-S cluster assembly ATPase SufC, giving the protein MIVENSEVVLSVKDLTATVDGTPILKGVNLEVRAGEIHAIMGPNGSGKSTFSKVLAGHPAYEVTGGEVIFQGQNLLELEAEERARSGVFLAFQYPLEIPGVSNLDFLRVAYNSRRKAQGLEELDAFDFDDLVESKLEVVKMNPAFLSRSVNEGFSGGEKKRNEILQMALLEPKLAILDETDSGLDIDALKIVAGGVNHLASPDNATILITHYQRLLDYIVPDFVHVMAYGRILTTGGKELALELESRGYDWILEEAAVEVGV; this is encoded by the coding sequence ATGATTGTTGAAAATAGCGAAGTTGTACTGTCAGTTAAGGATCTGACAGCTACAGTTGATGGGACACCGATTCTGAAGGGTGTAAATCTGGAAGTTCGTGCAGGCGAAATCCATGCGATTATGGGGCCGAACGGTTCTGGAAAGAGTACCTTTTCTAAAGTATTGGCGGGACATCCAGCTTATGAAGTCACTGGTGGCGAGGTAATTTTCCAAGGACAAAATCTGCTGGAATTGGAAGCCGAAGAAAGGGCGAGAAGTGGTGTATTTTTAGCGTTTCAATATCCCTTAGAAATTCCCGGTGTCAGCAATTTAGATTTCTTACGCGTCGCATACAATTCTCGTCGCAAAGCACAGGGTTTAGAAGAACTCGATGCTTTTGATTTTGACGATTTGGTAGAGTCAAAGTTGGAAGTGGTGAAGATGAATCCCGCTTTCCTCAGCCGCAGTGTCAACGAAGGATTTTCTGGTGGTGAGAAGAAGCGCAATGAAATTCTGCAAATGGCGCTACTAGAACCGAAGTTAGCAATTTTGGATGAAACCGATTCTGGCTTAGATATTGATGCGCTAAAAATTGTCGCTGGTGGGGTAAACCATCTAGCTAGTCCTGACAATGCCACAATTTTGATTACTCACTATCAGCGCTTACTCGACTATATTGTGCCTGACTTTGTCCATGTGATGGCATACGGACGAATTCTCACCACTGGTGGTAAGGAATTGGCGCTAGAGTTAGAGTCTCGCGGTTACGACTGGATTCTAGAAGAAGCTGCGGTTGAGGTGGGTGTGTAA
- a CDS encoding DUF3352 domain-containing protein, producing MVLPIVSVAMKKKIKKPSLVLTLSAAGLLIGGGSAAYWLLTQGQIFSKDLPVGATIIPQDALFAVSLTTDPKQWQQLRQYGTKETQAEIDKNLVKLRDRFLTNNGYDFQKDIQPWVGNEVTIAILAPQATQPPPKPVSTNPEPTSSQQSMVMILPVKNPEQAQSLLAQPKSLKQGKWIDRTYEGFPIKQTDGQTSGNLSATVLDGRYLVIADDPKATERAIDAYKNKTSLATTGGFADNFPKIASYQPFAQFYVNVPTAARIAAAAPNRQLPAQVLAQLQNNQGLAGTIQLEPQGIRLKGVSWLNPNSQRVLAVENQAGRMQSMVPAETLMMLSGGNLQRFWADYALTSQGNPLSPITPEQLRSGVKSLINMDLERDLLRWMKGEFSLSVIPNTPKDSSTANFRAGLLFMVKASDRTLAEASLKQLDDVMKTQYQFTIQPASVAGKPVTNWVAPYGTLTATHGWLDGDVAFFIFGAPIADKIVPKPTNTLASTIPFQQTVPTEPNPTNGQFFLDVEQAAKNFPLPNIIPNQQTWLGATRSIGVTTAVSDNRSTRYDIFFALKKVEHS from the coding sequence ATGGTACTGCCTATTGTGTCTGTTGCGATGAAGAAAAAAATCAAGAAACCGTCTCTGGTGCTGACGCTCTCTGCTGCTGGATTGTTAATTGGTGGGGGGAGTGCAGCATACTGGCTATTAACCCAGGGGCAAATATTTTCTAAAGATTTACCAGTAGGTGCAACTATTATTCCTCAAGATGCCCTGTTTGCGGTTTCTCTCACCACAGATCCTAAACAATGGCAGCAATTGCGGCAGTATGGGACAAAAGAAACCCAAGCAGAAATAGATAAAAATTTAGTGAAGTTGCGCGATCGCTTTCTCACTAATAATGGTTATGACTTCCAGAAAGATATTCAGCCTTGGGTAGGCAATGAGGTAACGATCGCCATTCTCGCACCCCAAGCTACTCAACCACCACCAAAGCCAGTTTCTACTAATCCAGAGCCGACTAGCAGTCAGCAGTCAATGGTAATGATTCTGCCTGTAAAAAACCCAGAACAGGCTCAAAGCCTTTTGGCACAACCTAAAAGCTTAAAACAAGGGAAATGGATTGACCGCACATATGAAGGTTTCCCCATCAAGCAAACCGATGGACAAACGAGTGGAAACCTCTCCGCTACAGTCTTAGATGGGCGGTACTTGGTAATCGCCGATGATCCCAAAGCTACAGAACGCGCTATTGATGCTTACAAAAATAAAACTTCTTTAGCGACAACAGGCGGATTCGCCGATAATTTTCCCAAAATTGCTAGTTATCAGCCTTTTGCTCAGTTTTATGTCAATGTACCAACGGCTGCTAGGATAGCTGCTGCTGCACCCAATCGTCAGTTACCCGCCCAAGTTTTAGCGCAGCTGCAAAATAACCAAGGTTTGGCAGGGACAATTCAATTAGAGCCCCAAGGGATACGTTTAAAAGGTGTTTCTTGGCTGAACCCCAATAGTCAGCGAGTGCTGGCAGTGGAAAATCAAGCAGGTAGAATGCAAAGCATGGTACCAGCAGAAACCTTAATGATGCTTTCTGGTGGTAACTTACAGCGTTTTTGGGCAGACTACGCTTTAACATCCCAAGGAAATCCCCTATCGCCAATTACCCCAGAACAACTGCGAAGTGGGGTGAAATCTTTAATCAATATGGATTTAGAACGGGATTTACTGCGGTGGATGAAGGGTGAATTTTCTTTATCAGTCATTCCCAACACCCCTAAAGATAGTTCAACAGCAAATTTTCGAGCGGGATTGTTGTTTATGGTCAAAGCAAGCGATCGCACTTTGGCTGAAGCATCCTTAAAACAGCTCGATGACGTGATGAAAACTCAATATCAGTTTACAATCCAACCAGCATCGGTTGCAGGTAAACCCGTTACCAACTGGGTTGCGCCTTACGGAACCTTAACCGCTACCCACGGTTGGTTAGATGGAGATGTGGCGTTTTTCATCTTTGGTGCGCCCATTGCCGATAAAATCGTTCCCAAACCTACCAATACATTAGCTAGTACAATTCCTTTTCAACAAACTGTACCCACAGAACCGAACCCGACAAATGGGCAATTTTTCTTAGATGTTGAACAAGCAGCGAAAAATTTTCCGCTACCGAATATAATTCCCAATCAACAAACTTGGTTAGGCGCAACCCGTTCCATTGGCGTGACAACTGCTGTTAGTGATAATCGCAGTACTCGGTATGATATTTTCTTTGCACTGAAAAAGGTGGAGCATTCGTAG
- a CDS encoding response regulator, whose product MIRVLLVDDQETIREYLRSLIEKEKDLEVVGVAENGKAAILKVANLHPDVVLIDMEMPEMDGINATKIISERFPKTKILVLSGYDKHEYIKASLNAGACGYILKDASPEELRDSIRLVDKGYTQLAPGLINKIIPQQQLSSSEIFDFQKSAALPKPGTLLQEETPLLLDVIQTDEVLPHTTRWVEVGGKLVIGSVATAVILSAVIQYQVTVKVPATVRPAGEIRLVQSASEGTVRRILARENQVVNKGDIIATIDDSEIQIKKNQVLENIQQNEMQLMQLDAQILTVDRQISAEAERNKKAIAGATAELQRTEREYQQTKVSSSGQLNEVKANIKIAQDELQKAEFDLKSMQANVKATEAAWKATKLKRDYYLSLVKSGSISNNQLEEVQLALEQQEQTLLSQKATLEAQKQVIKRQQQAVAAANSKYKPAVAAINPSNAVLTVVEAKIAQERAAGEGSLARLKQEKNGLLQLKIEINNIIDNGKKELKQIDKQQQATIIRSPDKGTILRLELRNPQQLVSAGDVIAQVAPSEAPLVIKANVSVEDIGNVKVCKVQPVTACQEGKVQMRVSAYPYPDYGILAGAVRSISADVITPQNNAMTRTAPSYEVTIEPEKLYLEKGDRSYPIQPGMEVKAEIIAQKESFLTFMTRKVRLLTNL is encoded by the coding sequence ATGATTAGAGTTTTGTTAGTAGATGACCAAGAAACTATTAGAGAGTATTTAAGGTCATTGATTGAAAAAGAAAAAGATTTAGAAGTAGTGGGAGTTGCAGAGAATGGAAAAGCTGCAATTCTCAAAGTCGCTAACTTACATCCAGATGTAGTACTCATCGATATGGAAATGCCTGAGATGGATGGTATTAATGCGACAAAGATTATCAGTGAAAGATTTCCGAAGACGAAAATTTTGGTATTAAGTGGTTATGACAAGCATGAATATATTAAGGCATCTCTTAATGCAGGAGCCTGTGGTTATATATTAAAAGACGCATCTCCAGAAGAACTAAGAGACTCGATTCGCTTGGTTGATAAAGGCTATACTCAGTTAGCGCCTGGTTTAATTAATAAAATTATTCCTCAGCAGCAACTATCTAGTTCAGAGATTTTTGATTTTCAAAAAAGTGCTGCATTGCCGAAGCCAGGAACACTACTCCAAGAAGAGACTCCTCTTTTATTAGATGTAATTCAAACAGACGAAGTTTTACCTCATACAACTCGTTGGGTAGAAGTAGGAGGGAAGCTTGTAATTGGATCTGTTGCAACAGCAGTTATTTTATCTGCTGTTATTCAATATCAAGTAACTGTCAAAGTACCTGCGACTGTTCGTCCTGCGGGAGAAATACGTTTAGTCCAATCAGCATCAGAAGGAACTGTAAGAAGAATTCTGGCTAGAGAAAATCAGGTGGTAAACAAAGGAGATATTATTGCCACTATTGATGATAGCGAAATCCAAATTAAGAAGAATCAAGTTCTAGAGAATATCCAGCAGAATGAAATGCAACTGATGCAATTAGATGCTCAAATTCTTACTGTAGATAGACAAATAAGCGCAGAAGCAGAGCGAAATAAAAAGGCGATCGCAGGTGCAACGGCAGAATTGCAACGTACGGAAAGAGAATATCAGCAAACTAAAGTTTCATCTAGCGGTCAACTAAACGAAGTCAAGGCAAATATTAAAATTGCTCAGGATGAATTACAAAAAGCAGAATTTGATTTGAAATCAATGCAAGCAAATGTGAAAGCGACAGAAGCAGCATGGAAAGCTACTAAACTAAAGCGCGATTACTATCTCAGTCTTGTTAAATCTGGATCAATTTCTAACAATCAATTGGAAGAGGTGCAACTAGCACTAGAACAGCAGGAACAAACTTTATTATCGCAAAAAGCGACATTAGAAGCTCAAAAACAAGTAATTAAAAGGCAGCAACAGGCTGTAGCAGCTGCTAATAGTAAATATAAACCAGCGGTAGCAGCTATAAATCCTAGTAATGCTGTGTTAACAGTCGTAGAAGCAAAAATTGCTCAAGAACGTGCTGCTGGTGAAGGAAGTTTGGCACGCTTGAAGCAAGAAAAAAATGGTTTGCTTCAACTGAAAATCGAAATTAACAATATCATTGACAACGGTAAAAAAGAATTAAAACAAATAGATAAACAACAGCAAGCAACTATCATTCGTTCTCCTGATAAAGGTACGATTTTGAGGTTGGAATTGCGAAATCCTCAGCAGTTAGTGAGTGCAGGAGATGTAATCGCACAAGTTGCTCCGTCTGAGGCTCCTTTGGTGATTAAAGCTAACGTCAGCGTTGAAGATATTGGTAACGTCAAAGTCTGTAAAGTTCAACCAGTTACAGCTTGCCAAGAAGGTAAAGTACAAATGCGGGTTTCCGCTTATCCTTACCCAGATTATGGAATTTTGGCTGGTGCTGTGAGAAGTATCAGTGCCGATGTGATTACACCTCAAAATAATGCTATGACTAGAACTGCGCCTAGCTATGAGGTGACTATAGAACCGGAAAAACTTTATTTAGAAAAAGGCGATCGCTCTTATCCCATTCAACCTGGAATGGAAGTTAAGGCGGAAATTATTGCTCAAAAAGAAAGTTTCTTGACGTTTATGACGAGAAAAGTCCGGCTTTTAACTAATTTATAG
- a CDS encoding chorismate lyase → MTATFSPTNNLTLPVAWHRLNPIWQGGEDVIKKSLPHSQLAPTWQLLLLGDGSPTRHLELLTGEPTEVDVIDMSLIGMDSDAAPDLIQAVPGPRLRRQVWLRTASGQRLAYATSWWEASHVDEYLQNRSLPIWASLARLRTELYRDVQGIYYGYSPALESGFEVDGPFWGRHYLFWHHGQPLTLIYEVFSPYLAKYLGPMQLNSRD, encoded by the coding sequence TTGACTGCAACTTTTAGTCCAACAAACAACTTAACACTGCCAGTAGCATGGCATCGCCTGAACCCAATTTGGCAAGGTGGAGAGGACGTAATTAAAAAAAGTTTGCCCCACTCTCAGCTAGCACCAACTTGGCAATTGCTGCTTTTGGGAGATGGCTCACCTACACGCCATTTAGAGTTACTAACAGGCGAGCCAACGGAAGTTGATGTAATTGATATGTCGTTAATTGGTATGGACTCAGATGCAGCTCCCGATTTAATTCAAGCTGTACCTGGCCCTAGACTGCGGCGACAGGTTTGGCTACGTACTGCATCTGGTCAGAGATTGGCATATGCTACTTCTTGGTGGGAAGCCAGCCATGTAGATGAGTATTTACAAAACCGTTCTTTACCGATTTGGGCAAGTTTAGCTCGTCTCCGTACAGAGTTGTATCGAGATGTTCAAGGGATTTACTATGGTTACTCACCTGCTTTAGAGTCTGGTTTTGAAGTGGATGGGCCTTTTTGGGGTCGTCACTATTTGTTTTGGCATCACGGACAGCCTCTAACATTAATTTATGAAGTTTTTTCACCCTATTTAGCTAAATACTTGGGCCCTATGCAGTTAAATTCTAGAGATTAG
- the ccsB gene encoding c-type cytochrome biogenesis protein CcsB, translating to MNLVVLQNWLDNASFAVLFLTMLVYWAGAAFPNLPAMAALGTAGMAIANLCIATLLGARWIEAGYFPLSNLYESLFFLTWGITSVHLIAENSSRSRLVGVVTAPVAMGISAFAALTLPSQMQVSEPLVPALKSNWLMMHVSVMMLSYSALMVGSLLAIAFLIVTRGQNIQLQGSSVGTGGYRSNGYKLHKAGELVSEPQIPAVENNGFVRYESNSNGNGKTAVLNLVTAPQSQTVTSAEPLSPQRLSLAETLDNISYRIIGLGFPLLTIGIIAGAVWANEAWGSYWSWDPKETWALITWLVFAAYLHARITRGWQGRRPAILAASGFVVVWVCYLGVNLLGKGLHSYGWFF from the coding sequence ATGAATCTGGTTGTACTCCAGAACTGGCTGGACAATGCCTCCTTTGCTGTCTTATTCCTCACCATGCTGGTGTATTGGGCAGGGGCAGCTTTTCCAAATCTTCCAGCTATGGCCGCTTTGGGGACAGCTGGAATGGCGATCGCTAATTTGTGCATAGCTACTTTATTAGGAGCAAGATGGATAGAAGCTGGTTATTTCCCACTCAGCAATTTGTATGAATCGCTGTTTTTCTTGACTTGGGGAATTACCTCTGTTCATTTAATTGCCGAAAATTCTAGCCGTAGCCGCTTAGTAGGAGTGGTAACTGCCCCTGTGGCTATGGGAATCTCGGCTTTTGCGGCTTTGACATTACCATCGCAAATGCAGGTGTCAGAACCTTTAGTACCTGCACTGAAGTCAAATTGGCTGATGATGCACGTCAGTGTAATGATGTTGAGTTATTCTGCTTTGATGGTGGGTTCATTGCTGGCGATCGCTTTTCTGATTGTGACTCGCGGTCAAAATATCCAACTACAAGGCAGTTCTGTTGGGACTGGTGGCTATCGCAGTAATGGCTATAAGTTGCATAAAGCAGGTGAATTAGTTTCTGAACCACAAATACCTGCTGTAGAAAATAATGGTTTTGTTCGCTATGAAAGTAATAGCAATGGTAACGGTAAAACTGCTGTTTTAAATTTAGTTACTGCGCCGCAATCGCAAACCGTTACATCTGCTGAACCCTTATCACCTCAACGTCTTAGCCTTGCGGAAACTTTGGATAATATCAGCTATCGCATCATTGGTTTGGGATTTCCCTTACTCACAATTGGTATTATTGCGGGTGCAGTTTGGGCTAACGAAGCTTGGGGTTCTTATTGGAGTTGGGATCCAAAAGAAACTTGGGCATTAATCACCTGGTTAGTTTTCGCCGCTTACCTCCACGCCAGAATTACTCGCGGTTGGCAAGGTCGTCGTCCCGCGATTTTAGCTGCTAGTGGTTTTGTTGTTGTTTGGGTTTGCTATTTAGGTGTGAATCTTTTGGGTAAAGGTTTACATTCTTACGGTTGGTTTTTCTAA
- the sufD gene encoding Fe-S cluster assembly protein SufD — protein MTIQVSPSSISSLLDRDEYLTGLLAQVTAQPASGWLQEVSQAAANVVRHSTVPTTRDEEWRFTDLSGLQKVEFQVETQLISTDIASLTLPEAANSRLVFVNGLYAPELSAIADLPAGVVVSNLTALPGDEQERVRQYLAQSEGHQEVFTALNTAGLTDAAVVLVKKNVAVATPIHLLFITDAGEKATISQPRCLMVAESGSQVTLVEEFTNRRGAENAEEGVYFTNAVTEIWLAENSEVSHTRVERESTEAFHIGKTAIAQARDSRYTCHAISFGGKVSRHNLEILQTGEQTQTTLNGLTVIFGNQLGDTHSAIALNHPYGTSKQLHKCIVGDRAHAVFNGKVFVPKPAQLTDAAQLNRNLLLSSKARVDTKPQLEITADNVKCAHGATVSQLEDDEIFYLQSRGIDENAARNLLINAFAAEIINQIPVPSLRESLLNTVKSLKTSND, from the coding sequence ATGACTATTCAAGTTTCCCCCAGTTCAATTTCGAGTTTGCTGGATAGAGATGAGTATCTCACTGGATTGTTAGCACAGGTAACAGCACAACCAGCATCAGGTTGGTTACAAGAAGTTAGCCAAGCTGCTGCGAATGTGGTGCGTCATTCCACTGTTCCCACCACCCGCGATGAAGAATGGCGCTTTACAGATTTGTCAGGGTTGCAAAAGGTGGAATTTCAGGTAGAGACACAATTAATCTCTACTGATATTGCTTCGCTGACTCTACCAGAAGCGGCTAACAGCCGTTTGGTATTTGTTAACGGCTTGTACGCACCAGAATTATCTGCAATTGCAGATTTACCTGCGGGTGTAGTTGTCAGCAATTTGACAGCGTTACCTGGAGACGAACAGGAACGGGTGCGGCAGTATTTAGCTCAAAGTGAAGGACATCAAGAAGTTTTCACTGCTCTGAATACGGCTGGTTTGACTGATGCAGCCGTGGTATTGGTGAAGAAGAATGTAGCAGTTGCAACGCCAATTCACTTGCTGTTTATTACAGATGCAGGGGAAAAAGCAACGATTTCGCAGCCACGTTGTTTAATGGTAGCGGAAAGCGGTTCACAGGTGACTTTGGTGGAAGAGTTTACGAACCGCAGAGGCGCAGAGAACGCAGAGGAGGGAGTTTATTTCACCAATGCAGTTACGGAAATTTGGCTAGCTGAGAATTCCGAAGTCAGTCACACTAGAGTTGAGCGTGAAAGTACAGAAGCTTTCCATATTGGTAAAACTGCGATCGCACAAGCTCGTGATAGTCGCTATACCTGTCATGCTATTAGCTTTGGTGGGAAGGTGTCACGCCATAATTTAGAAATTTTGCAAACAGGCGAACAAACTCAAACTACCCTCAACGGATTGACGGTAATATTTGGCAATCAGTTAGGTGATACTCACAGTGCGATCGCCCTCAATCATCCCTATGGTACAAGTAAGCAATTGCACAAATGTATTGTAGGCGATCGCGCCCATGCTGTATTTAACGGCAAGGTTTTTGTGCCCAAACCAGCACAGCTCACAGATGCAGCACAATTAAATCGGAATTTGCTACTATCATCCAAAGCCAGAGTTGATACCAAACCCCAACTAGAAATTACAGCAGATAACGTCAAATGCGCTCACGGTGCTACCGTGAGCCAGTTAGAAGATGATGAAATATTTTATCTGCAAAGTCGGGGTATTGATGAAAACGCCGCCCGAAATTTGTTAATTAACGCTTTTGCTGCTGAAATCATTAATCAAATACCAGTTCCCTCTCTCAGGGAAAGTCTGTTAAACACAGTCAAGAGTCTTAAGACATCTAATGACTAA